From the Chiloscyllium plagiosum isolate BGI_BamShark_2017 chromosome 16, ASM401019v2, whole genome shotgun sequence genome, one window contains:
- the tmem258 gene encoding transmembrane protein 258 isoform X2 produces MELEAMTRYTSPVNPAVFPHLTVVLLAIGMFFTAWFFVYEVTSTKYTRDIYKELLISLVASLFMGFGVLFLLLWVGIYV; encoded by the exons ATG gAGCTGGAGGCTATGACCAGATATACAAGTCCAGTCAACCCTGCTGTCTTCCCACATTTGACAGTAGTTCTTCTTGCAATTGGGATGTTCTTTACTGCATGGTTCTTTGT CTATGAGGTGACATCTACTAAATACACAAGAGATATCTACAAAGAATTGCTGATTTCCTTAGTGGCATCTCTATTCATGGGATTTGGAGTACTTTTCCTCCTCTTATGGGTCGGGATTTATGTATGA
- the tmem258 gene encoding transmembrane protein 258 isoform X1, translated as MEGSVTPLRAGPVPEELEAMTRYTSPVNPAVFPHLTVVLLAIGMFFTAWFFVYEVTSTKYTRDIYKELLISLVASLFMGFGVLFLLLWVGIYV; from the exons ATGGAGGGGAGTGTGACCCCGCTCCGCGCTGGTCCCGTCCCGGAG gAGCTGGAGGCTATGACCAGATATACAAGTCCAGTCAACCCTGCTGTCTTCCCACATTTGACAGTAGTTCTTCTTGCAATTGGGATGTTCTTTACTGCATGGTTCTTTGT CTATGAGGTGACATCTACTAAATACACAAGAGATATCTACAAAGAATTGCTGATTTCCTTAGTGGCATCTCTATTCATGGGATTTGGAGTACTTTTCCTCCTCTTATGGGTCGGGATTTATGTATGA